In Flavobacterium sp. GSB-24, the genomic window ATCGTAGGTTACCGCATCGGCAAGTGTAGTGGTACTTCCGCTGGCATCTGCTACTACATAAACTTTGTAACCTGCTTTTATTGCTGATGATACGCTGTGGAACAAGCACACATCAGTAATTAATCCTGCCATAATTAGGTTTGGACGTCCTGTATTTTTAACAGCGCTCACAAATGCTTTGTCATCAAAAGCATTTAATGTTCCGGCTCTTTTTATTCTCTCAGCATAAGCTTTGGGTGCTGCTTTTTGAATTTCGATAAAGTTAGTCCCCAAGAAATCCAGATTCTCACGTGTGCTTGTAATTACCAAAGGTATTCCAAGCTCTTCTCCCAGTTTAGCAAGTACAGCTGCATTTGTAGTGATTGTTTTTGGCGGAAGACTGCTGGCCATTGCAAGGACTCCGGGCTGATGATCTACTAATACAATGGCAGCATTGGATGGTGTAATTTGTTTTTCAGTCTTTGTGTTTTGAGCTGATATTTGTGTTGAAAATACGATTGCAACAGCTAGCATTGCGATTTGAAATATTCTATTTTTCATTTGTGCACTTTTATTTTAAAGAGGTTAGGGGATTATCGAATTGTTATTGGATTGCATATGATGATGCTACTGCTTCTGCTTTTAATCCTTCTTCTGTCGATAAATCAGGATACAATTGGAAAAGAATACCAAAAGTAGTGGTGATTACTGCACCTAAATCCCTAAGACGGTCGTATGTAACGCTGTCTCCAAGTTGAGAACTTGTACCTGAGGCGTCAGCTATTACATGTACCTGATAACCTGCCTCTAAAGCTGATACCACACTA contains:
- a CDS encoding isochorismatase family protein, whose product is MKNRIFQIAMLAVAIVFSTQISAQNTKTEKQITPSNAAIVLVDHQPGVLAMASSLPPKTITTNAAVLAKLGEELGIPLVITSTRENLDFLGTNFIEIQKAAPKAYAERIKRAGTLNAFDDKAFVSAVKNTGRPNLIMAGLITDVCLFHSVSSAIKAGYKVYVVADASGSTTTLADAVTYDRMRDMGAIVTTTFGVLFELYPNLAKPEGQKAEGVASSAFAQ